The following proteins are co-located in the Labrys monachus genome:
- a CDS encoding extracellular solute-binding protein — MKTRRNAILSVLAAGIATAILPALASAQDFPKPKQPLVISVIDVAGDLQLSQPALDKFAETHPDLVSKFVYTQATAPELAGKLQAQQAAGRVDIDFVLTGNDALAAGMEQGLWTEILPKYADKFPDLEKLYLPGAYAMQKMARGQAFVDDWYPSGPLLEYAPDRVKDLPDTAEKLLAWCKANPGKFMYARPANSGPGRTFVMGLPYLLGDKDPMDPVHGWDKTWAYLKDLDGCIEYYPAGTTATMKELGEGTRDIIATTTGWDVNPRYLGIVPEEYKVGTLKGFHWVGDANYVAIPKGVSDEKMGVLLQLIAYMLKPEQQAFMYDHGYMYPGPAINGVTIDMAPQESQDTFKRFGRPEYTAMIADNPVEPPLDAKPLVAMFDKWDREIGGAKLKK, encoded by the coding sequence ATGAAGACGCGACGCAATGCCATCCTCAGCGTCCTGGCCGCCGGAATCGCCACCGCGATCCTTCCGGCCCTCGCCTCGGCCCAGGATTTTCCCAAGCCCAAGCAGCCGCTGGTCATCAGCGTGATCGACGTCGCCGGCGACCTCCAGCTCAGCCAGCCGGCGCTCGACAAATTCGCCGAGACCCATCCGGACCTGGTCTCGAAATTCGTCTACACCCAGGCGACGGCGCCCGAACTCGCCGGCAAGCTCCAGGCCCAGCAGGCGGCGGGGCGGGTCGACATCGACTTCGTGCTGACCGGCAACGACGCGCTCGCCGCCGGCATGGAGCAGGGCCTGTGGACCGAGATCCTGCCCAAATATGCCGACAAATTTCCCGACCTCGAAAAACTCTATCTGCCCGGCGCCTACGCCATGCAGAAGATGGCCCGCGGCCAGGCTTTCGTCGACGACTGGTATCCTTCCGGCCCGCTCCTCGAATATGCGCCTGACCGGGTGAAGGACCTGCCCGACACCGCCGAGAAGCTGCTCGCTTGGTGCAAGGCCAATCCGGGCAAGTTCATGTATGCGCGGCCGGCGAATTCCGGGCCGGGCCGCACCTTCGTCATGGGCCTGCCCTATCTCCTCGGCGACAAGGACCCGATGGATCCCGTCCATGGCTGGGACAAGACCTGGGCCTATCTCAAGGACCTCGACGGCTGCATCGAATATTATCCGGCCGGCACGACGGCGACCATGAAGGAGCTCGGCGAAGGCACGCGCGACATCATCGCCACCACCACCGGGTGGGACGTCAATCCGCGCTATCTCGGCATCGTGCCCGAAGAGTACAAGGTCGGCACGCTGAAGGGCTTCCACTGGGTGGGCGACGCCAACTATGTCGCGATTCCCAAGGGCGTCTCCGACGAGAAGATGGGCGTCCTGCTGCAGTTGATCGCCTATATGCTGAAGCCTGAGCAGCAGGCCTTCATGTATGATCACGGCTATATGTATCCGGGCCCCGCGATCAACGGCGTGACCATCGACATGGCGCCCCAGGAGAGCCAGGATACCTTCAAGCGCTTCGGGCGGCCGGAATATACCGCCATGATCGCCGACAATCCGGTCGAGCCTCCGCTTGACGCCAAGCCGCTGGTCGCGATGTTCGACAAATGGGACCGCGAGATCGGCGGCGCCAAGCTGAAGAAGTGA
- a CDS encoding glucosamine-6-phosphate deaminase — MIQIHLEPGKTALGQAAADLGAQTIRSAIEARGSANIVVATGASQFELIEALVKHGDVDWSRVTAFHLDEYIGMPETHPASFRRYLKERFTSFLPTLGAFHFIIGDAPDLDGEIARVNRLIEQHPIDVTFAGIGENAHLAFNDPPADFEAAEPFRVVQLEERCRRQQFGEGWFPTLDAVPHEAITMTIPQIVKSALVILAVPDRRKAEAVRDTLEGPITPLVPASILQRHPACHLFLDPESAALLQQMPSNAGA, encoded by the coding sequence ATGATCCAGATCCACCTCGAGCCCGGCAAGACCGCCCTCGGCCAGGCCGCCGCCGATCTCGGCGCCCAGACGATCCGGTCGGCGATCGAAGCGCGCGGCTCGGCCAATATCGTCGTCGCCACCGGCGCGAGCCAGTTCGAACTGATCGAAGCCCTGGTGAAGCATGGCGACGTCGACTGGTCGCGCGTCACCGCCTTCCACCTCGACGAATATATCGGCATGCCCGAGACGCATCCGGCAAGCTTCCGGCGCTATCTGAAGGAGCGCTTCACGTCCTTCCTGCCGACACTCGGCGCCTTTCACTTCATCATCGGCGACGCTCCGGACCTCGACGGCGAGATCGCGCGCGTCAACCGCCTGATCGAGCAGCACCCGATCGACGTCACCTTCGCCGGCATCGGCGAGAACGCCCATCTCGCCTTCAACGATCCGCCGGCCGACTTCGAGGCCGCCGAGCCCTTCCGCGTGGTCCAGCTCGAGGAGCGCTGCCGCCGGCAGCAATTCGGCGAAGGCTGGTTCCCGACTCTCGACGCCGTGCCGCACGAGGCGATCACCATGACCATCCCGCAGATCGTGAAGAGCGCCCTCGTCATCCTCGCCGTGCCCGACCGCCGCAAGGCCGAGGCGGTGCGCGACACGCTGGAAGGGCCGATCACACCGCTGGTGCCGGCCAGCATCCTGCAGCGGCACCCCGCCTGCCACCTCTTCCTCGATCCAGAATCCGCTGCCCTGCTGCAGCAGATGCCAAGCAACGCCGGCGCGTGA
- the pgi gene encoding glucose-6-phosphate isomerase, translating to MRKGATMDHSQAAKVWQDLEAHRQSLGQTTTRDLFAADPDRFARFSFRLDDVLVDLSKNCVSADTLALLLSLARAHNLEMRRDEMLRGDPINTTEGRAVLHTALRAPADADIRVDGKNVVPDVHEELARCYAFADKIRSGVLRGATGDRITDVVNIGIGGSDLGPAMGARALSPYADGPRAHFVSNVDGADMADTLARLDPSRTLFLVSSKTFTTIETMTNAQSARAWIAGSLGETAVGDHFAAISTNIVAVEAFGISKDRMFRFWDWVGGRYSMWSAIGLGLMIAIGPENFAAFLAGGHEMDRHFATTPLEKNIPVLMGLVGIWHRNFLGYAAHAVLPYDQRLGRFPAYLQQLDMESNGKRVHLDGTPVTSDTGPLVWGEPGTNGQHAFYQLIHQGTNVIPADFLIAAEAHEANMGDHHAILVANCLAQTEALMHGRSLDEARAVLAAQDMPEKKVELLAPHKVFPGNRPTTTIAYRKLDPRMLGRLVALYEHKVFTQGVIWGINSFDQWGVELGKELASRLLPVVKGSNVEGLDASTKGLVAHLRSLRV from the coding sequence ATGAGGAAGGGAGCGACCATGGATCATTCACAAGCCGCGAAGGTTTGGCAGGATCTCGAAGCCCACAGGCAGTCCCTGGGACAGACGACCACCCGCGACCTCTTCGCCGCCGATCCCGACCGGTTCGCCAGGTTCTCCTTCAGGCTGGACGACGTTCTGGTCGATCTGTCCAAGAATTGCGTGAGCGCCGACACGCTGGCGCTGCTGCTGTCCCTCGCCCGCGCGCATAATCTGGAGATGCGCCGCGACGAAATGCTCCGGGGCGATCCCATCAACACGACAGAGGGCAGAGCCGTCCTGCACACGGCCCTCCGGGCGCCCGCCGATGCGGATATCCGCGTCGACGGCAAGAACGTCGTGCCGGACGTGCACGAGGAACTCGCCCGCTGCTACGCCTTCGCCGACAAGATCCGCTCCGGCGTGCTGCGCGGCGCTACGGGCGACAGGATCACCGACGTGGTCAATATCGGCATCGGCGGCTCGGATCTCGGCCCGGCCATGGGCGCGCGCGCCCTGTCCCCCTATGCGGACGGGCCGCGCGCGCATTTCGTCTCCAATGTCGACGGCGCCGACATGGCCGATACGCTGGCCCGTCTCGATCCCTCGCGCACGCTGTTCCTGGTGTCGTCGAAGACCTTCACCACCATCGAGACGATGACCAACGCCCAGTCGGCCCGCGCCTGGATCGCCGGCTCGCTCGGCGAGACGGCGGTGGGCGATCATTTCGCCGCGATCTCCACCAACATCGTCGCCGTCGAGGCCTTCGGCATCTCGAAGGACCGCATGTTCCGCTTCTGGGACTGGGTCGGCGGGCGCTATTCGATGTGGTCGGCCATCGGCCTCGGCCTGATGATCGCCATCGGGCCGGAGAATTTTGCCGCCTTCCTGGCCGGCGGGCACGAAATGGACCGGCATTTCGCCACCACGCCGCTGGAGAAGAACATTCCGGTGCTGATGGGCCTCGTCGGCATCTGGCACCGCAATTTCCTCGGCTATGCCGCCCATGCGGTGCTGCCCTATGACCAGCGCCTCGGCCGTTTCCCGGCCTATCTGCAGCAGCTCGACATGGAGTCCAACGGCAAGCGCGTCCATCTCGACGGAACGCCGGTGACGAGCGACACCGGACCGCTGGTGTGGGGCGAGCCGGGCACCAACGGCCAGCATGCCTTCTACCAGCTCATCCACCAGGGCACGAATGTGATCCCGGCGGATTTCCTCATCGCGGCCGAGGCGCATGAGGCGAATATGGGCGACCACCACGCCATCCTGGTCGCCAACTGCCTCGCCCAGACCGAGGCGCTCATGCATGGCCGCAGCCTCGACGAGGCCAGGGCCGTGCTGGCGGCGCAGGACATGCCGGAGAAGAAGGTCGAGCTGCTGGCGCCGCACAAGGTGTTCCCCGGCAACCGGCCGACCACCACCATCGCCTATCGCAAGCTCGACCCGCGCATGCTCGGCCGCCTCGTCGCGCTCTACGAGCACAAGGTGTTCACGCAGGGCGTCATCTGGGGCATCAACTCCTTCGACCAGTGGGGCGTCGAACTCGGCAAGGAACTCGCCTCGCGCCTGCTGCCGGTGGTCAAGGGCTCCAATGTCGAAGGCCTCGATGCCTCCACCAAGGGACTGGTGGCCCATCTGAGATCCCTACGGGTATAA
- a CDS encoding ABC transporter permease yields MALPSNTPPGLRQQLALRGLDGVTLLVLPALLLIVLLFVYPFAYGLVLSFQPKEGGWLANYSAFFSDPYLYDTIGATLNIAVPVTLVSLVIALPVAFRVRLMRRQRLLTTILVIPVTLGTVLVAEGLLNYLGPQGWFNRTLLWLGVIGHPVRLLHNYWGVFASLLITGFPFTFLLTLSYVSGIDPALEQAAATLGADARRRFLHVFLPLLVPGLAINFCLSFVQNFSVFPSAVLLGAPAGETRVISIAAYQAAFERFDYSMGSAIAIIMAVVQLAVVVLALAGRRLFYRGSASGGKG; encoded by the coding sequence ATGGCTTTGCCTTCGAACACCCCGCCAGGCCTGCGCCAGCAGCTGGCGCTGCGCGGTCTCGACGGCGTCACGCTGCTCGTGCTGCCGGCGCTCCTCCTCATCGTGCTGCTCTTCGTCTATCCCTTCGCCTATGGCCTCGTCCTTTCCTTCCAGCCCAAGGAAGGCGGATGGCTGGCCAATTACAGCGCCTTCTTCTCCGATCCCTATCTCTACGATACCATCGGCGCGACGCTGAACATCGCGGTCCCCGTCACGCTGGTCAGCCTCGTCATCGCCTTGCCGGTGGCGTTCCGCGTCCGCCTGATGCGGCGCCAGCGCCTGCTGACGACGATCCTGGTCATCCCGGTGACGCTCGGCACGGTGCTCGTCGCCGAAGGGCTCCTCAACTATCTCGGGCCGCAGGGCTGGTTCAACCGCACCTTGCTCTGGCTCGGCGTCATCGGCCATCCTGTCCGGCTGCTGCACAATTACTGGGGCGTGTTCGCCTCGTTGCTGATCACCGGCTTTCCCTTCACCTTCCTGCTGACGCTCTCCTACGTCTCCGGCATCGATCCGGCGCTCGAACAGGCGGCGGCGACGCTGGGCGCGGATGCGCGGCGGCGCTTCCTGCATGTGTTCCTGCCGCTGCTGGTGCCGGGCCTCGCCATCAATTTCTGCCTGTCCTTCGTGCAGAACTTCTCGGTGTTTCCCTCCGCCGTGCTGCTCGGCGCCCCGGCCGGGGAAACGCGCGTCATCTCGATCGCCGCCTATCAGGCCGCCTTCGAGCGTTTCGACTATTCGATGGGATCGGCCATCGCCATCATCATGGCCGTCGTCCAGCTCGCCGTGGTCGTGCTGGCCCTCGCCGGGCGGCGGCTGTTCTATCGCGGCTCCGCCAGCGGCGGGAAAGGATGA
- a CDS encoding LacI family DNA-binding transcriptional regulator, with product MSRATVSRAFGQPHLLSRDTVELVLGVARRLGYVPNHTARALSTGRAGNIALVVPDITNSFFAALMRGAQAKARDEGYATFLGDSDEMPDVEDMLLTKLAAQVDGFILVSSRLSEESILEHAKRRPFVLINRDVAQLPHLLIDTGPSYAQAVEHLAGLGHRSLAYVAGPTLSWSNRERHAAVEATARRLGIGLVRIETSRPSFEAGQACAGELIAAGVTAALAFDDVMAQGIMAGLAGRGLAVPRDFSLVGCDGVLATTTYPPLTSVETHCFAAGTQAVALLFEVLRGAAPPHAGLRLPTELIIRQTTAPPGASRPVEPPLLPSRQHDDPHHRGRAAATTE from the coding sequence GTGTCGCGTGCGACGGTCTCCCGCGCCTTCGGCCAGCCCCATCTGCTCAGCCGCGACACGGTGGAGCTCGTGCTCGGCGTCGCCCGGCGCCTCGGCTATGTTCCGAACCATACGGCCCGCGCCCTCAGCACCGGCCGGGCCGGCAATATCGCGCTGGTGGTGCCCGACATCACCAATTCCTTCTTCGCCGCGCTCATGCGCGGGGCCCAGGCCAAGGCGCGCGACGAGGGCTATGCGACGTTTCTGGGCGATTCCGACGAGATGCCGGACGTCGAGGACATGCTGCTGACCAAACTCGCCGCCCAGGTCGACGGCTTCATCCTCGTCTCCTCCCGCCTGTCCGAGGAGAGCATCCTCGAACACGCCAAGCGGCGGCCCTTCGTGCTGATCAACCGCGACGTGGCGCAGCTACCCCATCTTCTCATCGATACCGGGCCGAGCTATGCCCAGGCCGTCGAGCACCTCGCCGGGCTCGGCCATCGCTCCCTCGCCTATGTCGCCGGCCCGACGCTGTCCTGGTCGAACCGCGAGCGCCATGCGGCCGTCGAGGCGACGGCCCGCCGGCTCGGCATCGGCCTGGTGCGGATCGAGACCTCGAGGCCAAGCTTCGAGGCCGGACAGGCCTGCGCCGGCGAGTTGATCGCGGCCGGCGTGACGGCGGCCCTCGCCTTCGACGACGTGATGGCGCAGGGCATCATGGCCGGCCTCGCGGGCCGCGGGCTCGCCGTCCCCCGCGACTTCAGCCTGGTCGGCTGCGACGGCGTCCTCGCCACCACGACCTATCCGCCGCTGACCTCGGTCGAGACGCATTGCTTCGCCGCGGGCACCCAGGCGGTCGCCCTGCTCTTCGAGGTGCTGCGCGGCGCCGCGCCGCCCCATGCCGGCCTCCGCCTCCCGACCGAACTGATCATCCGCCAGACGACGGCGCCGCCCGGCGCGTCCCGGCCGGTCGAACCTCCCCTTCTCCCATCCAGGCAGCACGACGATCCGCATCATCGCGGCCGCGCCGCCGCAACCACGGAGTGA
- a CDS encoding ABC transporter permease, which produces MIRDTTIGAKLWATAVWVFTGFFVLNIAAMMATVVTSSFSTRWLRAWLPEAFTTRWYVSAWHEFQLGDLLTVTFQIVFTVVALSGLLGVPAAYALARRNFPAKRLVLLVFLLPLLVPPMTFGIPLATVLYQSGLGGTFWGVVLANLVPSVPFVVVVMIPFIEQIDPKVESAARVFGANTFQLFRHVLVPMLMPAVLAALLLVLVRTIAMFELTFLTAGPTSQTLVVALYYSVFAAGVRAVQSIDAMAVIYTATTLVWLLIALRFVNPTQIVGRSSR; this is translated from the coding sequence ATGATACGCGACACGACGATCGGCGCGAAGCTGTGGGCCACCGCCGTCTGGGTCTTCACGGGCTTCTTCGTCCTCAACATCGCGGCGATGATGGCGACCGTCGTCACCAGCTCCTTCTCGACGCGGTGGCTGCGCGCCTGGCTGCCGGAGGCCTTCACCACACGCTGGTATGTTTCGGCCTGGCACGAATTCCAGCTGGGCGACCTGCTCACGGTGACGTTCCAGATCGTCTTCACCGTGGTGGCGCTGTCGGGGCTGCTCGGCGTGCCGGCGGCCTACGCCCTGGCGCGGCGGAATTTTCCGGCCAAGCGGCTGGTGCTGCTGGTCTTCCTCCTGCCGCTCCTGGTGCCGCCGATGACGTTCGGCATCCCGCTCGCCACCGTGCTCTACCAGAGCGGCCTCGGCGGCACCTTCTGGGGCGTGGTGCTCGCCAATCTCGTGCCGTCCGTACCCTTCGTCGTGGTGGTGATGATCCCGTTCATCGAGCAGATCGACCCCAAGGTCGAATCCGCCGCCCGCGTGTTCGGCGCCAACACGTTCCAGCTCTTCCGCCATGTGCTGGTGCCGATGCTGATGCCGGCGGTGCTGGCGGCCCTGCTGCTCGTCCTGGTCAGGACCATCGCGATGTTCGAACTCACCTTCCTCACGGCGGGCCCGACCAGCCAGACCCTGGTGGTCGCGCTCTACTATTCGGTGTTCGCGGCCGGCGTGCGGGCCGTGCAGTCGATCGACGCCATGGCGGTGATCTACACGGCGACCACGCTGGTCTGGCTGCTGATCGCGCTGCGCTTCGTCAACCCGACGCAGATCGTCGGGCGCAGCTCACGATAA
- a CDS encoding M20 aminoacylase family protein, with product MTISDSIQAMAPEVAAWRRDIHRHPELQYDVHRTAGLVADLLRQFGCDEVVEGIGRTGVVGVIHGRPGPRAIGMRADMDALPIEEATGLAYASTVRGKMHACGHDGHTAMLLGAAKNLARTRNFTGDAVVIFQPAEEGGAGGKAMLDDGLMDRFAIEEVYGMHNMPGIAPGHFALRPGPLMASSDVFDIEITGKGAHAASPHNGIDPILVAAHIVTSLQSVVSRNADPLDSAVISVTSIRAGETYNVIPGSARLQGTCRALTPDMRDLLEKRLVEVSELTAQALGASAKAVYKRNYPVTRNHASQTKFCAEVARRVAGFDNVDTETVPVMGAEDFSFMLEARPGAFIFIGNGNTAGLHNPSYDFNDAILPAGISYWTRLAEARLAQ from the coding sequence ATGACGATTTCCGACAGCATTCAGGCCATGGCTCCCGAGGTCGCCGCGTGGCGACGCGACATACACCGTCATCCCGAACTTCAGTATGACGTCCATCGCACGGCGGGCCTGGTCGCGGATCTGCTGCGGCAGTTCGGCTGCGACGAGGTGGTGGAAGGGATCGGGCGCACCGGGGTGGTCGGCGTCATCCACGGGCGTCCGGGCCCGCGCGCCATCGGCATGCGCGCCGACATGGACGCCCTGCCGATCGAGGAGGCGACCGGCCTCGCTTATGCCTCGACCGTGCGGGGCAAGATGCATGCCTGCGGCCATGATGGGCATACCGCGATGCTGCTCGGCGCGGCGAAGAACCTGGCGCGCACGCGCAATTTCACCGGCGATGCGGTGGTGATCTTCCAGCCGGCCGAAGAAGGCGGCGCCGGCGGCAAGGCGATGCTGGACGACGGATTGATGGACCGCTTCGCCATCGAGGAGGTCTACGGCATGCACAACATGCCGGGCATCGCCCCGGGCCATTTCGCCCTTCGCCCCGGCCCGCTGATGGCATCGAGCGACGTCTTCGACATCGAGATCACCGGCAAGGGCGCCCATGCGGCGAGCCCCCACAACGGCATCGATCCCATCCTGGTGGCCGCGCACATCGTCACCTCGCTGCAGAGCGTCGTGTCGCGCAACGCCGACCCGCTCGACAGCGCCGTGATCTCGGTGACCTCGATCCGCGCCGGCGAGACCTACAACGTCATTCCCGGCAGCGCCCGCCTGCAGGGCACCTGCCGGGCGCTGACCCCTGACATGCGCGATCTCCTGGAAAAGCGGCTGGTCGAGGTTTCCGAACTCACCGCGCAGGCGCTGGGCGCCTCGGCGAAGGCGGTCTACAAGCGCAATTATCCCGTCACCCGCAACCATGCCAGCCAGACGAAGTTCTGCGCCGAGGTCGCCCGCCGCGTCGCCGGCTTCGACAATGTCGATACCGAGACGGTACCGGTGATGGGCGCGGAGGATTTCTCCTTCATGCTCGAAGCCCGCCCCGGCGCCTTCATCTTCATCGGCAACGGCAACACGGCCGGGCTGCACAACCCCTCCTATGATTTCAACGACGCCATCCTCCCGGCCGGCATCAGCTATTGGACCCGCCTGGCCGAGGCGCGGCTGGCGCAATAG
- a CDS encoding Zn-dependent hydrolase: MLTNLNINPQRLWDSLMETAKFGGTAKGGIRRLTLSDEDKQVRDWFKAQCEAIGCTVSIDEIGNMFARRPGRDNGLPPIAMGSHLDTQPTGGKFDGVLGVLGALEAMRTLHEQGYETNAPVEIVNWTNEEGSRFAPAMLASGVFAGAFTAQYANERTDRDGKSFGEELERIGYRGEEKVGAHKFGAMFELHIEQGPILEDEKKMIGVVTGVQGMRWYEVTVTGQDAHTGATPMYLRKNALVGAARIIEAVDAIGHRHQPGVATVGLIENKPNSRNVVPGEVFFTIDLRHPDEQALDAMEKEFRAALEVTLPPMKLAYEEKLIWNSPAVKFAPELIACVRHGAETAGYAMREMVSGAGHDAAYIARVAPTTMIFVPCEGGLSHNEAESTSFDECAAGAQVLLNAVIEHDRRLAG; this comes from the coding sequence ATGCTCACCAATCTCAACATCAATCCGCAGCGCCTGTGGGACAGCCTGATGGAGACCGCCAAGTTCGGCGGTACCGCCAAGGGCGGCATCCGGCGCCTGACCCTGTCGGACGAGGACAAGCAAGTCCGCGACTGGTTCAAGGCGCAGTGCGAGGCCATCGGCTGCACGGTGAGCATCGACGAGATCGGCAACATGTTCGCCCGCCGCCCGGGCCGCGACAACGGCCTGCCGCCGATCGCCATGGGATCGCATCTCGACACCCAGCCGACCGGCGGCAAGTTCGACGGCGTGCTCGGCGTGCTCGGCGCCCTGGAGGCGATGCGCACCCTGCACGAGCAGGGCTACGAGACCAATGCGCCGGTCGAGATCGTCAACTGGACCAACGAGGAAGGCTCGCGTTTCGCCCCCGCCATGCTCGCTTCCGGGGTCTTCGCCGGCGCCTTCACGGCGCAATACGCCAATGAGCGCACCGACCGTGATGGCAAGAGCTTCGGCGAGGAGCTGGAGCGCATCGGCTATCGCGGCGAGGAGAAGGTCGGGGCCCACAAATTCGGGGCGATGTTCGAGCTCCATATCGAGCAGGGGCCGATCCTCGAGGACGAGAAGAAGATGATCGGCGTCGTCACCGGCGTGCAGGGCATGCGCTGGTACGAGGTGACGGTGACCGGGCAGGATGCCCACACGGGCGCCACGCCGATGTATCTGCGCAAGAATGCGCTGGTGGGCGCGGCCCGCATCATCGAGGCGGTCGACGCCATCGGCCACAGGCACCAGCCGGGCGTCGCCACCGTGGGCCTGATCGAGAACAAGCCTAACAGCCGCAACGTCGTGCCGGGCGAGGTGTTCTTCACCATCGACCTGCGCCACCCCGACGAACAGGCGCTCGACGCGATGGAGAAAGAATTCCGCGCCGCCTTGGAGGTGACGCTGCCCCCGATGAAGCTCGCCTATGAGGAGAAGCTGATCTGGAACTCGCCGGCGGTGAAATTCGCCCCCGAACTGATCGCCTGCGTCCGGCACGGCGCAGAGACGGCGGGCTACGCCATGCGCGAGATGGTGTCCGGCGCCGGCCATGACGCCGCCTATATCGCCCGCGTCGCCCCGACCACGATGATCTTCGTGCCCTGCGAGGGCGGCCTCAGCCACAACGAGGCGGAATCGACCAGCTTCGACGAGTGCGCCGCCGGCGCGCAGGTCTTGCTCAACGCCGTGATCGAGCACGACCGGCGCCTGGCGGGATAG
- a CDS encoding ABC transporter ATP-binding protein, giving the protein MPSASSRFNTLTLEGVGRSFGTLNALHGVDLTIRRGEFVALLGPSGCGKSTTLNCIAGLLAISGGRILLDGKRIDTLRPEERGFGMVFQNYALFPHLTVRQNIGFGLKMRGVARAETARRVDEAIRLVRLQGQEAKLPGQLSGGQQQRVAIARAVVIEPPLVLMDEPLSNLDAKLRLEMRAEIRRIHNEFGGTTIYVTHDQDEALSLADRIVVLKDGTIRQVGTPHELYESPADRDVAEFMGFRNQLSGTCLAREGKRARLGAGDAVVEGIARGALAEGAAAVAVFRPDDIAVRTDGAPGLAATVEAIEYRGREYVGTARMADGLSLIFRSEGPVGIGERVGLVPDPARVLIFPAK; this is encoded by the coding sequence ATGCCATCAGCCTCGTCGCGTTTCAATACTCTGACGCTCGAGGGCGTCGGGCGCAGCTTCGGCACGCTCAACGCCCTGCATGGCGTCGACCTCACGATCAGGCGCGGCGAATTCGTCGCTTTGCTCGGCCCTTCCGGCTGCGGCAAGTCGACGACGCTGAACTGCATCGCCGGCCTGCTCGCCATCAGCGGCGGCCGCATCCTGCTCGACGGCAAGCGCATCGACACGCTGCGCCCGGAAGAGCGCGGCTTCGGCATGGTGTTCCAGAACTATGCGCTGTTCCCGCATCTGACGGTGCGCCAGAATATCGGCTTCGGCCTGAAGATGCGCGGCGTCGCCCGGGCCGAGACCGCCCGCCGCGTCGACGAGGCCATCCGCCTGGTGCGGCTGCAGGGCCAGGAAGCCAAGCTCCCCGGCCAGCTTTCGGGCGGCCAGCAGCAGCGTGTCGCCATCGCGCGGGCGGTGGTGATCGAGCCGCCGCTGGTGCTGATGGACGAGCCGCTCTCCAACCTCGACGCCAAGCTCCGGCTGGAGATGCGCGCCGAGATCCGCCGCATCCACAACGAGTTCGGCGGCACGACCATCTACGTCACCCACGACCAGGACGAGGCGCTGTCGCTGGCCGACCGCATCGTCGTGCTGAAGGACGGCACGATCCGGCAGGTCGGCACCCCGCACGAGCTCTATGAGAGCCCGGCCGACCGCGACGTCGCCGAATTCATGGGCTTCCGCAACCAGCTTTCCGGCACGTGCCTGGCGCGGGAGGGCAAGCGCGCGCGGCTCGGGGCGGGCGACGCCGTGGTGGAGGGCATCGCCCGCGGCGCGCTGGCGGAAGGCGCCGCCGCGGTGGCCGTCTTCCGGCCGGACGACATCGCGGTCCGGACCGACGGCGCTCCCGGCCTCGCGGCGACGGTGGAGGCGATCGAATATCGCGGCCGCGAATATGTCGGCACGGCACGGATGGCCGACGGCCTGTCGCTGATCTTCCGCTCGGAAGGGCCGGTGGGCATCGGCGAGCGCGTCGGCCTCGTTCCCGATCCGGCGCGCGTCCTGATCTTTCCGGCAAAGTGA